Part of the Acidobacteriota bacterium genome, CCGCAGTGCGAACACATCGTCTTCGTCTCTACCTTCTGGTAGCCGTTGCCCGAGCCGATGCCCAGTGCTTGCGCGCGTTTCCCCTTGCAGGCCTTACAGCGTTTGGGCTCATTCTTGAATTGTTTGTCGTGGAAGAACAGCTGTTCGCCGGCCGTAAAAACGAAATCCGCACCGCAGTCCACGCATTTCAGACTTTTGTCCTGGAATTCCATCGCGAACCCTACCTCCCCCTGATCACTCCCCCGGACGCTCTGCGGCGTCTGCTGGAGGTACCGCTCCACCTTCGGGTTCGGCCTACGCGCTCTCTGGCGCGTTTCGATGCTGACTGCCTGCTGCTTACGACTGCGGTATGAAAAAGAACGGGCCGCCGCCTTGCAGCAGCGGCCCGAGGTTGTTAGTCCTGTTCCTTGCGCGCCTTCTTGCGATTGCGTTTGCGCGCCAGCGCTTCTTTCACGCGCCGCTTTTCGCCCGGCTTAAGGTAGAAGCTGTGACGCTTCACTTCCTTGATGATGTCCTCTTGCTGCACCTTGCGTTTGAACCGGCGCAGCGCGTTCTCGAGGGGCTCGCCCTCTTGAACTCTGACTTCGGCCAACTGAAAAACACCCCTCTCCGGCCCCGTTGGACTCGTAAGTTATTGCAATGTTTACTGCCTAAGTCAAGTCTAATATGCCGCGGGCGCAGGGCGGGGCTGGCCGCCATCAAAACTTGAATTTCAGGCCGAATTGCACCTGCCGGGGGCTGTAGGCGTTGGTCGGTTCGAGGAACCCGCGCGTGGTCTCATAGCGCGCCGGATACGGGGTCGCGCCGGGGACAACGGTCCTGCCCTGCACGAACTTGCCGGCGGCGTTCTGGAAGGCGTCGGAGGAGATGTCCACCCGCTTGTTGGGGTGGTTGAGCACGTTGAAGGATTCCGCCAGGAAGTCCACCGTGATGCGGTCGCGGACGAAGACGCGGCGCGTGATGCGCAGATCGGTGGAGGCGTAATCGGGACCATAGAAGCTGTTGCGTCCGGCGCCGGGCAGGCGGTCGTTCGAGCTGTTGGTATCACGGTTGGCGTCGCCGACGATGCGCGCATTGACCGGGCGTCCGCTGCCGACGGTCACGGTGCCGGCGATGGTCCAGTCATTGAACATCTTTTTGAGCGCGGCCTGCTCGCGGTGGAAGGGTTGCGGCGTCCATACCCAGGAGACGGCAAAGCGGTGGCGCTGGTCGGTGGAACTCACGCTGCGCTCCGTATTCGGCTGGGCGGCGTTCTGCACCGACGAGGGCGATACGATGGGCGAGTCCTGGCCATCGTCCATCGCTTTGGCCCAGGTGTAAGCCACGCGGAAGAAGATGCCGTTCTTCATCCGGCGCCGGGCGGAGACGGTCAGCCCGTGGTAGACGCTCGAGACCGCA contains:
- the rpsU gene encoding 30S ribosomal protein S21: MAEVRVQEGEPLENALRRFKRKVQQEDIIKEVKRHSFYLKPGEKRRVKEALARKRNRKKARKEQD
- a CDS encoding zinc-ribbon domain containing protein; protein product: MEFQDKSLKCVDCGADFVFTAGEQLFFHDKQFKNEPKRCKACKGKRAQALGIGSGNGYQKVETKTMCSHCGKETTVPFKPTQGRPVYCRECFQGRRGAAASAAGAAS